ATGTTCCACATCCGGGGCTTGAGACCAGGGAGAAAGCCGACACTCTGTTCAAAAGGGAACTCAAGTACGCGCTTTCTGATCCAAACCTCTGCCTTCTGATCTATTCCGGAATCCTGCTGGAGCGAGAAGGCAGGGCAGGAAACCTTCCGAACCTCAGCAAAAAAGCCTATGAGAAGGATCTTACTTTTATAATTGCAGATGAAGTCCTTGGCACAAGTATTGCAAACTATATCAGCGGTTCCAAAGGCACGTTTGAGTATATCAGGTACGATAAAAAGAAACCCGGAATCCTTGCAAAACTCGGGCCTTTTATGGATGATGTAATAG
The Methanosarcina thermophila TM-1 genome window above contains:
- the cobZ gene encoding alpha-ribazole phosphatase CobZ, with the translated sequence MKLSDIEEKNLKKGQPENVEEKATFDILDVLAEEGISIQDLTDTALEMYVPHPGLETREKADTLFKRELKYALSDPNLCLLIYSGILLEREGRAGNLPNLSKKAYEKDLTFIIADEVLGTSIANYISGSKGTFEYIRYDKKKPGILAKLGPFMDDVIGGLIGGVSSNMYSRGMAEFERKD